A region from the Vicia villosa cultivar HV-30 ecotype Madison, WI linkage group LG3, Vvil1.0, whole genome shotgun sequence genome encodes:
- the LOC131655553 gene encoding peroxidase P7-like, with product MATLNGSRLTMISLVLFVLIIGSTNAQLSINFYSSSCPKLLPTVKSTMQSAISKEARIGASILRLFFHDCFVNGCDGSILLDDTATFTGEQHAPQNNNSARGFEVIDNIKSAVENVCPGVVSCADILAIAAADSVAILGGPTWNVKLGRRDARNASQSAATTSIPLATSDLKVLAKMFSNNGLSIKDLVALSGGHTIGQARCTTFRTRIYNETNIDTSFAKTRQSNCPSTSGSGDSNLAPLDLQTPISFDNNYFKNLIQKKGLLHSDQQLFNGGSADSIVSGYSTNPKSFSSDFVVAMIKMGDIKPLTGSKGEIRKNCGKIN from the exons ATGGCTACTTTAAATGGCTCTAGATTAACCATGATCAGTTTGGTTCTATTTGTTCTAATAATAGGGAGTACCAATGCACAACTTTCTATAAATTTTTATTCGAGTTCTTGTCCCAAACTCTTACCTACGGTGAAATCCACTATGCAATCGGCCATATCAAAGGAGGCTCGAATTGGTGCTTCCATCCTACGTTTATTCTTCCATGATTGTTTTGTCAAC GGTTGTGATGGATCAATTCTGCTAGATGACACAGCAACCTTTACCGGAGAGCAACACGCGCCACAGAACAATAACTCTGCTCGTGGATTTGAAGTAATTGATAACATAAAATCTGCCGTAGAGAATGTGTGTCCCGGAGTTGTATCATGTGCTGATATTCTTGCCATTGCAGCTGCAGATTCCGTCGCAATT CTTGGAGGCCCAACCTGGAATGTAAAACTTGGAAGAAGAGACGCAAGGAATGCCAGTCAATCTGCCGCAACTACATCCATTCCGTTAGCAACTTCTGACCTCAAAGTACTTGCCAAAATGTTTAGTAATAACGGTCTTTCCATCAAGGACTTAGTCGCATTATCAG GTGGTCACACAATTGGACAAGCAAGGTGCACAACCTTTAGGACAAGAATCTACAATGAGACCAACATAGATACTTCTTTTGCTAAGACGAGACAATCAAACTGTCCAAGTACATCAGGGTCAGGGGATAGCAATTTGGCTCCTCTTGATCTTCAGACACCGATTTCTTTTGATAACAACTACTTCAAGAATCTTATTCAAAAGAAAGGTCTTCTCCATTCAGACCAACAGCTTTTCAATGGCGGGTCCGCCGATTCTATAGTGAGTGGCTATAGTACTAATCCAAAATCCTTTTCATCTGATTTTGTTGTTGCTATGATCAAGATGGGAGATATTAAACCTCTCACTGGATCAAAGGGAGAGATCAGAAAGAATTGTGGGAAAATAAACTAA
- the LOC131655552 gene encoding peroxidase P7-like yields the protein MAALNGSRLTMIGLVLFVLIIGSDNAKLSTDFYSCSCPKLFPTVKSTMQSAISKEARIGASILRLFFHDCFVNGCDGSILLDDTATFTGEQHAPPNNNSARGFEVIDKIKTAVENVCPGVVSCADILAIAAADSVAILGGPTWKVKLGRRDATKASQSAATISIPKPTSDLKVLANMFKNNGLSLKDLVALSGGHTIGQARCTSFRIRIYNETNIDTSFASTRQSNCPSTSGSGDNNLAPLDLQTPISFDNNYFKNLVQKKGLLHSDQQLFNGGCADSIVSGYSTNPKSFSSDFVAAMIKMGDIKPLTGSNGEIRKNCGKIN from the exons ATGGCTGCTTTAAATGGCTCTAGATTAACCATGATTGGTTTAGTTCTATTTGTTCTAATAATAGGGAGTGACAATGCAAAACTTTCTACAGATTTTTATTCGTGTTCTTGTCCCAAACTCTTTCCTACGGTGAAATCCACCATGCAATCTGCCATATCAAAGGAGGCTCGAATTGGTGCTTCCATCCTCCGTTTATTCTTTCATGATTGTTTTGTCAAC GGTTGTGATGGATCAATTCTACTCGATGACACAGCAACATTTACCGGAGAGCAACACGCGCCCCCGAACAATAACTCTGCTCGTGGATTCGAAGTAATTGACAAAATAAAGACCGCTGTAGAGAATGTGTGTCCCGGAGTTGTATCATGTGCTGATATTCTTGCCATTGCAGCTGCAGATTCCGTTGCAATT CTTGGAGGCCCAACATGGAAGGTAAAACTTGGAAGAAGAGACGCAACGAAAGCCAGTCAATCTGCAGCAACTATCTCCATTCCGAAACCAACTTCTGACCTCAAAGTACTTGCAAACATGTTTAAGAATAACGGTCTTTCCCTCAAAGACTTAGTCGCATTATCAG GTGGTCACACTATTGGACAAGCAAGGTGCACAAGCTTTAGGATAAGAATCTACAACGAGACAAACATAGATACTTCTTTTGCTAGCACGAGACAATCAAACTGTCCAAGTACATCAGGGTCAGGGGATAATAATTTGGCTCCCCTTGATCTTCAGACCCCCATTTCTTTTGATAACAACTACTTCAAGAATCTTGTTCAAAAGAAAGGTCTTCTCCATTCAGACCAACAACTTTTCAATGGCGGGTGCGCGGATTCTATAGTGAGTGGCTATAGTACTAATCCAAAATCCTTTTCATCTGATTTTGTTGCTGCTATGATCAAGATGGGAGATATTAAACCTCTCACTGGATCAAATGGAGAGATCAGAAAGAATTGTGGAAAAATAAACTAA